A genomic stretch from Kogia breviceps isolate mKogBre1 chromosome 1, mKogBre1 haplotype 1, whole genome shotgun sequence includes:
- the BTBD19 gene encoding BTB/POZ domain-containing protein 19 isoform X3: MEAPGLTVHGEAAPFSTALRSLINNPLYSDVRFVVGQERQEVFAHRCLLACRCNFFQRLLGSEPGPGVPSPVVLSTVPAEAFLAVLEFLYTNSAKLHRHSVLEVLTAAVEYGLEELRELCLKFVMKVLDVELVCEALQIAVSFGLGPLQERCVAFIEAHSQETLRTRGFLELSAPALLLLLRSDKLCVDEAELVLAARSWARVGAAVLEQPVAEVAAPVVRELRLALLAPAELNALEEQNRREPLIPLLKRRNRVYLRGKLASSEH; encoded by the exons ATGGAGGCCCCAGGGCTGACTGTGCACGGGGAAGCTGCGCCCTTTTCCACAGCACTCCGAAGCCTCATCAACAACCCCCTATACAG TGATGTTCGCTTTGTGGTCGGTCAAGAACGGCAGGAGGTGTTTGCCCACCGGTGCTTGTTGGCATGTAGATGCAACTTCTTCCAGCGACTTCTGGGCTCAGAGCCGGGCCCCGGGGTGCCTAGCCCTGTGGTACTGAGCACCGTGCCAGCTGAGGCCTTCCTGGCAGTTCTGGAGTTTCTGTACACCAACAGTGCCAAGCTGCACCGCCACTCC GTGCTGGAGGTGCTGACAGCGGCTGTGGAGTATGGGCTGGAGGAACTGCGAGAG CTGTGCCTGAAGTTTGTGATGAAGGTGCTGGATGTGGAGCTGGTTTGCGAGGCCCTGCAG ATTGCCGTATCTTTTGGCCTGGGACCGCTGCAGGAGCGCTGTGTAGCTTTCATAGAGGCCCACAGCCAG GAGACCCTCCGGACCCGTGGTTTCCTGGAGCTGTCGGCACCCGCGTTGCTGCTCCTGCTGCGCAGCGACAAGCTCTGCGTGGATGAGGCCGAGCTGGTCCTGGCAGCCCGGAGCTGGGCGCGCGTGGGCGCG GCGGTGCTGGAGCAGCCTGTGGCCGAGGTGGCGGCCCCGGTGGTGCGGGAGCTGAGACTGGCCTTGCTGGCTCCGGCAGAGCTGAACGCCCTGGAAGAGCAGAACCGGCGGGAGCCGCTCATCCCG CTCCTTAAGAGAAGGAACCGTGTATATTTACGCGGAAAACTGGCATCGAGTGAGCATTGA
- the BTBD19 gene encoding BTB/POZ domain-containing protein 19 isoform X2, with protein MEAPGLTVHGEAAPFSTALRSLINNPLYSDVRFVVGQERQEVFAHRCLLACRCNFFQRLLGSEPGPGVPSPVVLSTVPAEAFLAVLEFLYTNSAKLHRHSVLEVLTAAVEYGLEELRELCLKFVMKVLDVELVCEALQIAVSFGLGPLQERCVAFIEAHSQETLRTRGFLELSAPALLLLLRSDKLCVDEAELVLAARSWARVGAAVLEQPVAEVAAPVVRELRLALLAPAELNALEEQNRREPLIPVLSVCGFPGGAVVKNPPANAGDTDSSPGPGRSHMPRRN; from the exons ATGGAGGCCCCAGGGCTGACTGTGCACGGGGAAGCTGCGCCCTTTTCCACAGCACTCCGAAGCCTCATCAACAACCCCCTATACAG TGATGTTCGCTTTGTGGTCGGTCAAGAACGGCAGGAGGTGTTTGCCCACCGGTGCTTGTTGGCATGTAGATGCAACTTCTTCCAGCGACTTCTGGGCTCAGAGCCGGGCCCCGGGGTGCCTAGCCCTGTGGTACTGAGCACCGTGCCAGCTGAGGCCTTCCTGGCAGTTCTGGAGTTTCTGTACACCAACAGTGCCAAGCTGCACCGCCACTCC GTGCTGGAGGTGCTGACAGCGGCTGTGGAGTATGGGCTGGAGGAACTGCGAGAG CTGTGCCTGAAGTTTGTGATGAAGGTGCTGGATGTGGAGCTGGTTTGCGAGGCCCTGCAG ATTGCCGTATCTTTTGGCCTGGGACCGCTGCAGGAGCGCTGTGTAGCTTTCATAGAGGCCCACAGCCAG GAGACCCTCCGGACCCGTGGTTTCCTGGAGCTGTCGGCACCCGCGTTGCTGCTCCTGCTGCGCAGCGACAAGCTCTGCGTGGATGAGGCCGAGCTGGTCCTGGCAGCCCGGAGCTGGGCGCGCGTGGGCGCG GCGGTGCTGGAGCAGCCTGTGGCCGAGGTGGCGGCCCCGGTGGTGCGGGAGCTGAGACTGGCCTTGCTGGCTCCGGCAGAGCTGAACGCCCTGGAAGAGCAGAACCGGCGGGAGCCGCTCATCCCG GTACTATCAGtgtgcggcttccctggtggcgcagtggttaagaatccgcctgccaatgcaggggacacagattcgagccctggtccgggaagatcccacatgccacggagaaactaa
- the BTBD19 gene encoding BTB/POZ domain-containing protein 19 isoform X1 encodes MEAPGLTVHGEAAPFSTALRSLINNPLYSDVRFVVGQERQEVFAHRCLLACRCNFFQRLLGSEPGPGVPSPVVLSTVPAEAFLAVLEFLYTNSAKLHRHSVLEVLTAAVEYGLEELRELCLKFVMKVLDVELVCEALQIAVSFGLGPLQERCVAFIEAHSQETLRTRGFLELSAPALLLLLRSDKLCVDEAELVLAARSWARVGAAVLEQPVAEVAAPVVRELRLALLAPAELNALEEQNRREPLIPVEQIVEAWKCHALRRGDEARGAPCRRRRGTLLREHHRFLDLPFK; translated from the exons ATGGAGGCCCCAGGGCTGACTGTGCACGGGGAAGCTGCGCCCTTTTCCACAGCACTCCGAAGCCTCATCAACAACCCCCTATACAG TGATGTTCGCTTTGTGGTCGGTCAAGAACGGCAGGAGGTGTTTGCCCACCGGTGCTTGTTGGCATGTAGATGCAACTTCTTCCAGCGACTTCTGGGCTCAGAGCCGGGCCCCGGGGTGCCTAGCCCTGTGGTACTGAGCACCGTGCCAGCTGAGGCCTTCCTGGCAGTTCTGGAGTTTCTGTACACCAACAGTGCCAAGCTGCACCGCCACTCC GTGCTGGAGGTGCTGACAGCGGCTGTGGAGTATGGGCTGGAGGAACTGCGAGAG CTGTGCCTGAAGTTTGTGATGAAGGTGCTGGATGTGGAGCTGGTTTGCGAGGCCCTGCAG ATTGCCGTATCTTTTGGCCTGGGACCGCTGCAGGAGCGCTGTGTAGCTTTCATAGAGGCCCACAGCCAG GAGACCCTCCGGACCCGTGGTTTCCTGGAGCTGTCGGCACCCGCGTTGCTGCTCCTGCTGCGCAGCGACAAGCTCTGCGTGGATGAGGCCGAGCTGGTCCTGGCAGCCCGGAGCTGGGCGCGCGTGGGCGCG GCGGTGCTGGAGCAGCCTGTGGCCGAGGTGGCGGCCCCGGTGGTGCGGGAGCTGAGACTGGCCTTGCTGGCTCCGGCAGAGCTGAACGCCCTGGAAGAGCAGAACCGGCGGGAGCCGCTCATCCCG GTGGAACAGATCGTGGAGGCGTGGAAATGCCATGCTCTGCGGAGAGGGGATGAGGCCCGGGGCGCCCCGTGCCGCCGCCGGAGGGGTACCCTGCTCCGGGAGCATCATCGCTTTCTGGACCTGCCCTTTAAGTGA
- the DYNLT4 gene encoding LOW QUALITY PROTEIN: dynein light chain Tctex-type 4 (The sequence of the model RefSeq protein was modified relative to this genomic sequence to represent the inferred CDS: inserted 2 bases in 1 codon), with protein sequence MAGRPVPSGHQEEETAKDHGLKQSPARPPGRLPSIGKTQPHGPGPASRRGSVLGPASSFSRRNSLAGPGAGLGGWRPSLGPLPPLGSRVSFSGLPLAAARWAAPSYRTEPAPRERWEAAHAQRALEAALEAGLSDACYSRAEAGAXEMCELVRVRELSPPRYKLVCTVVRGLRACQGVRVVSRALWDAARDGLATAAVTNASLFTVATVHRFYCE encoded by the exons ATGGCTGGCAGGCCTGTGCCCTCCGGACACCAGGAGGAGGAGACTGCCAAAGACCATGGGCTGAAACAATCACCAGCGCGGCCTCCAGGCCGTCTGCCCAGCATCGGTAAGACCCAACCACACGGCCCGGGCCCGGCCTCCCGCCGTGGCTCCGTGCTAGGTCCGGCCTCGTCCTTTTCGCGCCGCAACTCGCTGGCCGGGCCAGGCGCAGGTCTTGGAGGTTGGCGCCCATCCCTGGGCCCCTTGCCCCCTCTAGGGTCGCGGGTCAGCTTCTCTGGCTTACCCCTGGCGGCCGCCCGCTGGGCAGCGCCCTCGTACCGCACGGAGCCGGCGCCACGGGAGCGCTGGGAGGCCGCGCACGCACAGCGGGCCCTGGAAGCGGCGTTGGAGGCAGGATTGAGCGATGCGTGCTATTCCCGCGCCGAGGCCGGAGC GGAAATGTGTGAGCTGGTGCGCGTGCGCGAGCTCAGCCCGCCACGCTACAAGCTGGTGTGCACCGTGGTGCGGGGGTTGCGCGCCTGTCAGGGCGTGCGCGTGGTCAGCCGCGCGCTCTGGGACGCGGCGCGCGACGGGCTGGCCACGGCCGCGGTCACCAACGCCTCCCTCTTCACCGTGGCCACGGTCCACAGGTTCTACTGCGAGTGA